aaaataaaatcaagtctCCCTTTTCAATTCATGGAACCCAATTTCTAAttcgttttcaaatttcaaccgaacaccggaaaatattattatttctctGGAAAATGACTCCTTGGAAATATCTTGAGGAAATGTCCGAGTTTTCCCGAAACCAAGGTCGTGATCCGGCATCCCAAACCCAGTAACCCCCACAGACTCAGCCATGCAGAGCGTGAGATAGCGGCCAAGGGAGCTCGGGGACCAGTGACAGAGGCGGCGTGATTTGTGCGCTTGTACTTATGGACCCAGgagcaaaatggaaaagaagaaagatcgGGGCAAAAggtaaaggaaagagaaaaaagaattctAGCTTTAAAGAGCTCCCAAGTTATACCTTCCACATTTCAGATTTATGCTAAAACACTATTCATCCCACTCGTCCTCACTTAAAAATGTTGGCTTCCAAGTGAAAAAACGGGACGTTGGGTAAAACCACATTGCAATAAATAGTTAGGGCAAGGACCCTATGGTCCGTTCCGTCCGGTGCTTCTGCTCGTACATCGACAGATATCAACCGTTCTCATGTCAatcatgttgaagtttgtttgtaaaacaaacaaaacaaaaagttacCTTTCTAATTCCACATAATATAGAAAGAAGAGCGCAAATCTTTTTATTAGTTATAAGGTTATTATagtctttcaaaataaaaataaaaaatgggcaaGGCGGttagaccccactataccccGCGAGTTGGTGCGCGTGTGATTACGCGATTTTGATGCGATCATTAGACGCATTTAGTACTTTGCATGCTTGCGCGATCACGGTCTAGATTTCACACTATTCAGcgattatttttatgttttatttttcgaaatagtaataataattaacTGTTGAACCCTACCAAAACAGTGCGATTGTTCACGTAGGAGTTGAagttaatttctattttattatcattatttaatttcgaattttatacAATAAAAAGTTACAATTTTTCAGACGCAACAGTTTTCAAACAATGAAAGGTTACGTCCGTCATAATTAGCAATTTTGAACGTGAATAGATGTGTCCAAACAGCGGTTTTCACACACGAACAGTCATGTCCGAATTGCGACTTTTCAAACATGAATAGGTGCGTTCGTATGGAAAGTTCGGACACCAAGAGTTGTGTTGTATTAGTATTATATAATGAATAATTCTGTTCATTTTCGGaagttactttcattttttcattttccttcaaaaaagagagagctatCTTTCATTGTTTTGCAgagagttttaggagatttactggaattgATATCAAGTATTCTCAccgtgactttgttgtatcctcaAGAGAATTCGCTAAAAACCTATAGCAATTTCGTGGGGCAAATTGATCCAAAAAGAGAGTGATTATACGTCTCAAAGTCCGACTACATTGTTACTCCATTTCTCccatatttttccaacaatttttaGGATCAATCTCGCGCAACAATGGAGTCAAAAACCATCAAAGTGATGAATCGGGACATGGTCAAGTTGGATCGGTTCGACGGCAACAACTTCTCACGTTGGAAGGACAAAAAGATGTTTCTGCTTACGGCTTTGAAGATATCATATATTCTGGACCCGAATCTGGTGCCTATTGAAGATCCTATTCCTACCACCGAAGGGCAAGAACCAAATGTCGAAGAAATTGAGAGGGTGAATAAGGCAAAGAAGAAACATGATGAAGACGAACTACTCTATCGTGGGCACATTCTCAATACGCTGTCCGATCGATTGTATGACTTGTTCATGGAAATGAAGTCTGCTAGGGAAATCTGGAATGCACTTGAATTCAAATACAGAGCAGGGGAACAAGGTACTAACAAATATCCGATTGTTAAATACTTTGATTTCAAATTCATTGATACTAAACTCCTTTTGGAGCAAGTCCATGAACTACAAGTTCTAGTGAACAAAATTCGTGCTCTCAAAATTGACATACCAGAAGCATTTCAAGTTGGAGCAATCATTACTAAATTGCCTTCAAGTTGGAAGAATTATGGGAAAAGACTTATGCACAAGACAGATGATGTAACTTTGGTTCAACTCTAGAAACGTCTTCACATTGAGGAAGAGTCACGCTTGCGTGAAAATTCTAGTCTATATGAGACTAAAGTGAATGTCCCGATGGGTGATGGATTTCGGTCCAAAAATCACGCGAACTTGAAATGCAAGAGAGAGTAGAATTTTAAAAaggcacaaaagaaaaagaaaggaggatgTTTCGTTTGATGCAAAGTGGGGCATTTTGTAAGGGACTGTAGGCACCGCAAGAACAACACTTCCAAGGAGAAGAATACACTAATGCCAATTGTGAAGGCGGATAtcaatgttgttgaagaaaaCTATGCTGCTATGGTTACACATAAGTTTTTAAACTTGGAAATTTATGAGAAAATTGATGGTATTGTGGCCACGATTACTGAAATCAACGGTGTTTCTGTCCAATCGGGTTGGTGGTTGGATTTTAGAGCAACGGTCTACGTGTGCAAGGATAAGTCCATGattaaaaactttcaagatGTTGTTGACATTAACTATCGAGAGGTCTAAATGGCAAACAATAGTATTGCAAAAATCGAAGGCCAAGGCTTCGTGGAGTTAGACTTCACttcggaaaagaaaattgccctTCTCAATGTATTGTATGTACCCGAGATTAGGAAGAATTTAATTTCTATTGATTTGTTATGTAAAAGAGGATTTCGGTACTCGTTTGAATTCGACAAGATTATCCTGTCGAATAATGGAATCTTTGTGGGAAAGGGTTATATCAATGATGGGATGTATCAACAAAGTATCAATAATAAAATTGAATCTTATGTTTATACTGttgattcttcaattttataGCATAGTATATTAGCTCATTTAAACTTTCGATatttaaagaatatgaaaaaattagacTTGATCAATTTTAATGGACAATTAGATAAATGTAAAATTTGTGCTAAGTCTAAATTAACTAAGAGGCCTTTTTCGAGTACAAATAGAAATTCAAATTTGTTAAATTTGGTGCATAGCGATATATACGAATTCAATGGAATGTTAACTTGTGGTGGTAAAAGGTATTTTACTACCTTTGTGGATGATTGCAGTAGGTATTTGTACGTGTATCTTCTAAGATCGAAAGATGAAGTATTTAACATGTTTAAGAAATATAAGGTTGacgtagaaaatcaattggaaCGGAAAATTAAAGTTCTACATTCAGATAGAGGTGGTGAATATTTCCTAAATgaatattcatcattttgtgaagAATATGGTATTATTCATCAAACTTTAGCACCTTACACTCCACAGCAGAATAATTTggctgaaaggaaaaatagatctctTGGAGAAATGATTAGTTGTATCCTTTCTAATTCAAAGCTACCAATTAATATATGGAGTGAATCATTACTTACTGTCCGTCATATTCAAAACAGAATACCATCCAAGAAGAATAACGTAAgtccatatgaattgtggaaagataaaaaaccaaactttgcatattttaaagtgtgggggtgtttggcttATTATAGAGTACCGAACCTTAAGAGAACAAAGCTTGGTCCTAGagcaattaaaaatattttccttggaTACATTGAAAATAATAAAGCTTATAAGCTTCTTGATTTAGAGTCAAATGTCATAATGGAATCGAGAGATGTTGAATTATTTGAGA
The sequence above is drawn from the Rhodamnia argentea isolate NSW1041297 chromosome 9, ASM2092103v1, whole genome shotgun sequence genome and encodes:
- the LOC115728266 gene encoding uncharacterized protein LOC115728266, coding for MESKTIKVMNRDMVKLDRFDGNNFSRWKDKKMFLLTALKISYILDPNLVPIEDPIPTTEGQEPNVEEIERVNKAKKKHDEDELLYRGHILNTLSDRLYDLFMEMKSAREIWNALEFKYRAGEQGTNKYPIVKYFDFKFIDTKLLLEQVHELQVLVNKIRALKIDIPEAFQVGAIITKLPSSWKNYGKRLMHKTDDVTLVQL